The Alphaproteobacteria bacterium US3C007 genomic interval CATATCGCCATAAATTGTGGCATATCCCACGGCCACTTCTGATTTATTTCCCGTTGTCAGCAGCATTTCCCCAAATTTATTTGAGAGCGCCATTAAGAACAGGCCCCGCAAACGCGATTGTATGTTTTCTTCCGTTAAATCGGGCTGTGTGCCCTCAAAAAGCGGGGCAAGGCTATCATGTATGGCCGCTTGGCCCTGCGAAATCGGCAGAAAATCATACCGGCATTTCAGATTTTCAGCCAAATCTTTGGCATCCTGCAAAGAGCCTTCAGACGTATAATCTGAAGGTAACATAACAGCGCGCAGATTCTCAGCGCCCAGCGCATCGGCGGCAATTGCCGCCACCAAAGCGCTGTCAACACCCCCGGACAGGCCCAGCAGAACCCGCGGAAACCCGCTTTTTGCGCAATAATCACGCAAGCCTGACACCATCGCATGATAATCCGCCTCTAGGCTGCTGGGCAAAGGCGCCAAAGCGCCTTGCATCGCGCTCCAACCCGAGCCCTGCTTTATCAGAACCACATGCGCAAGCGCCGATTCAAACATCGGCATCTGCACGGCCAATGCCCCGCCGGGATTCAGCACAAAGCTGCCCCCGTCAAACACCTGATCATCTTGGCCACCCACCATATTTAGGTAAATCAACGGCAAGCCCGTTTCGATCACACGCGCCACCATAACATTCTGCCGCTCTTCAGATTTCTGGCGGTGATAGGGGGACCCGTTGGGCACCAATAAAAACTCGGCGCCGGTTTCCTGCAAGGTTTCGGCCACATCCGGATGCCATGCATCTTCACAAATCGGGCTGCCAATCCGCGTATTCCCCACCGAATAGGGCCCCGCAATTTCACCAGAGGAGAAAATACGCACCTCATCAAATACGGATTGATTGGGCAAATGATGCTTTTCAACCACAGACACAATACGGCCATCATTCAAGATAAAATACGCGTTAAATAAAGCGCCCGCTTCCACCCAAGGCCCGCCGATCGCCAAAGCTGGACCTTCTTTGCACGCCTGCGCCAACCCTTCAATTTCAGCAATTGCCGCACGCTGAAAGGCCGGTTTCATCACAAGATCCTGCGCGTTATAGCCAGTGATAAACATTTCGGGAAAGGCGACCAGATCACTGCCCGCCGCTTTTGCCTGGCCCCAAGCCTCTTTGGCCAATCTGGCATTGCCCTGCAAATCCCCAACCGTAGGGTTTATTTGGGCCAGCGTTATTTGAAATCTATCGCTCATCGCTTCGCTTTGCTCTTAACCTTTATCCTGTGTGATTTAGCAGAATACGACTAAAGGGAAAGTACCCAGACAGGGTTCAGCGTAAAAAACCGCCTAAAGCTCTTCTACCTGCAACACACCACCCAAACTTTTGATCGCACCTTTGATTTGCGGTGTAACGGGAAATTCCTGACCAATGTCAATTTCAACTTCGCCGGGCAAATCCGCATTCAACAAACAAAAATAAATCGGCCCTTTGCCGCCGCGTTTGCTGGTGCCCGCCGCCTGCTGCAACACCGAAGCCACAGAGGGCACACTGTCCAAATTATCGATAAAAATACGCAAACCCGTCGCCCCCGCATCCGCAATCGCCCCATCTAACGGTACGACCGAACGCGCCAAAAGCTTCAACTGGTCCGATTCAAGACTGGCTTCAACCCCCACAAGGACCTGCGCGCCCGCTTCTAAAAACTCTCTGCTTTTTTCCAGCGCATCAGAAAATAACGTCACCTCATAGGCGCCGCTCACATCGCTCAGTTGCGCAAAGGCAAAGCGATTGCCTTTTGCTGATTTGCGCTCTTGCCGGCCCGCAACAACGCCTGCCAGTTTTGCAACCAGCGGACCATTTTGGGCTTTTTTCTGAAGCTCTTCCAATGTCATCACGCCTTTGCGCCGCAACGGCGCCATGTAATCATCCAGCGGATGCCCCGATAGATAAAAGCCGATTGCAGAAAACTCTTCAGACAAACGTTCTGCGGGCAGCCAATCTTCCATTGAAATCAGTCGCGGTTCGGGCAGATCCTCACCCGCCTCGCCGAATAAAGAGACCTGGTTAGAGGCTTTTTGTTCATGAATTGCGGCTGAATAGCCGACCAAAGCATCTAGGCTGGAAAAGACTCTGCGCCGATTGCCGTCCAGTTGGTCAAACGCCCCCGCCCGGGCCAGCATCTCCAATGGCCGCTTGCCAACGCGCTTCAGATCCACCCGCCGCGCCACATCAAACAAGGTTACAAAAGGCCGCTCAACGCCCTCTACATGACGCGCCTGCGTAAACAGCCGCATCGCCTCCACGCCCACATTCTTTAATGCCCCAAGCGCATAGACCAGCGCGCCCTCATGCACGTCAAACGTCGCTTGTGAGCGGTTGATGCAGGGCGGCACGAACGGCAATGACAGACCTTTGCGTACCTCTTCAAAATAAACCGCCAGCTTATCTGTTAAGTGCAGGTCACAATTCATCACCCCGGCCATGAATTCGACCGGATGGTTGGCTTTGAGCCACGCGGTTTGATAGCTGACCACGGCATAAGCGGCGGCATGCGATTTGTTAAACCCGTAATTGGCGAATTTCTCCAACAAATCGAAAACTTCAGAGGCTTTTTTTGCGTCTACTCCATTTTCCGCCGCACCCGTTTCAAATTTAGGGCGCTCGGCATCCATCGCCTCTTTGATCTTTTTTCCCATCGCGCGGCGTAAAAGATCGGCCCCGCCAAGGCTATAATTCGCCATCACCTGCGCGATCTGCATCACTTGTTCCTGATAGACGATAATGCCTTGGGTTTCTTCCAAGATATCATCGATAAGGGGGTGGATAGAGGCCCGGTCTTTCAAGCCGTTTTTCACTTCGCAATAGGTTGGAATATTTTCCATCGGACCCGGGCGGTATAAAGCTACAAGCGCCACAATATCTTCAATACAAGTCGGCTTCATCCGCTTTAGCGCATCCATCATACCGCTGGATTCCACCTGAAACACCGCGATTGTTTTTGCCGCCGCATAGAGCGCGTATGATTTTTCATCATCAAGCGGGATCGCCGCAATATCATCCTGCGTACCCGTCGCTGGCTCATATAAACTGCTGCCATCCGCCGCGATATGCAGCGCCCGGCCGGATTTAATCACCAAATCAACCGCGTTTTGAATCACGGTTAGGGTTTTCAATCCCAGAAAGTCGAATTTCACCAGACCGGCTTGTTCTACCCATTTCATATTGAACTGCGTGGCGGGCATATCCGATCTGGGATCCTGATATAGGGGCACCAGCGCATCCAGCGGCCGATCGCCGATCACCACCCCGGCCGCATGGGTCGACGCATTGCGCAACAACCCCTCGACCTGTTGCCCGTAAGTCAGCAAACGGTCCACAACCTCTTCATTTTGCGCCTCTTCGCGCAAACGTGGCTCATCAGCCAAAGCTTTTTCAATGCTGACGGGCTTCACCCCTTCCACCGGAATCATTTTAGAAAGGCGGTCGACCTGACCATAGGGCATTTGCAAAACCCGGCCGATATCTCGAACAGCCGCTTTTGATAACAGCGCCCCAAAGGTGATGATCTGGCCCACTTTGTCACGGCCATATTTTTCTTGCACATATTGGATCACTTCATCGCGGCGATCCATACAGAAATCGATATCAAAATCCGGCATGCTCACGCGTTCTGGATTTAAAAACCGTTCAAACAAAAGCGAATAGCGCAACGGATCCAAATCGGTAATGGTCAGCGAATACGCCACCAAACTGCCCGCTCCAGATCCACGCCCGGGACCAACCGGTATGTTCTTTTCTTTCGCCCATTTGATAAAGTCTGCCACGATTAGAAAATATCCTGGAAAGCCCATGCCTTCGATAATCTTCAGCTCAAATTCAAGCCGCTTTTCATAGGCCTCCACCGTATCCGCATGCGGAATAATCGCCAAACGCGCGGCCAATCCCTCTTGCGCCTGGCGGCGTAATTCCTGAACCTCATCGGTTGCAAATTTTGGCAAAATCGGATCCCGCCGATAAGCCATGAAGGCGCAACGGCGCGCGATTTCTAGCGTATTGGCAACGGCTTCGGGAAGATCGGCAAAGAGCGTCACCATTTCTTGGGGCGTTTTGAAATAATGCTGCGCGCTGAGCCGGCGGCGCGGTGCTTGCTGATCCACATAAGCCCCTTCGGCGATGCAAATCAACGCATCATGCGCCTCATACATGTCGGATTTGGGGAAATATACGTCATTGGTGGCCACCAAAGGCAAATCCATGCGATACGCAAACTCGATAAATCCGGCCTCTGTCAGCCGTTCGGCCTCGGGAAGCCCCGTCTCCCCGGGATGGCGCTGTAACTCAACATAAAGGCGATCCCCATAAATTTCGGAAAATTGCTGCATCAACGCTTCTGCTGCTGGCGCTTGGCCCGCTCTGAGCAGGCAGCCCACAGGACCATCTGCGCCCCCCGTCAAGCAAATCAGATCTTTATGAAAACGCTTCAAATCCTCTAAGCTGACTTGCGGCAGCTCGCCATCCGCCTTGAGATATAAGCAAGAGTTCAATTTGAGTAAGTTTTCATAACCCGTTTCCGATTGCGCCAGCAGCACGATCGGCGCTGGTGGTGGTTTGCGCCCACCCAGCGGCACAGGCGCATAAGCCAGATCAATCTGACAGCCCAGAATGGGTTGCACACCGGCCGCGCTGGCAGAAACCGAAAATTCAAGCGCCGCGAATAAATTATTACTATCCGTCACTGCAACGGCCGGCATCGCCATGTTTTGGCATAAATCTGGAAGCTTTTTCAGCCGCATCGCCCCTTCAAGAAGGGAATACTCGCTGTGCAATCTCAGGTGGATGAATTGGGCATTTTTTGTCATAATTTTAGAATAGACCAGCCGCGGCACGACCCCAATGCCTTATTTCAAAATTTGCCCTAAAAATCGCCAAATTTGAAATAAAGAGCCCTCTGGCACGCTTGCATGAAAATAAATCTTGCCAGAATGGTAAATCGGCGGCTAGCCTTAGCGCAAGCGCACCTCACATCTTCTACGCCGCATCGAAGGTTTTGAGA includes:
- the dnaE gene encoding DNA polymerase III subunit alpha, giving the protein MTKNAQFIHLRLHSEYSLLEGAMRLKKLPDLCQNMAMPAVAVTDSNNLFAALEFSVSASAAGVQPILGCQIDLAYAPVPLGGRKPPPAPIVLLAQSETGYENLLKLNSCLYLKADGELPQVSLEDLKRFHKDLICLTGGADGPVGCLLRAGQAPAAEALMQQFSEIYGDRLYVELQRHPGETGLPEAERLTEAGFIEFAYRMDLPLVATNDVYFPKSDMYEAHDALICIAEGAYVDQQAPRRRLSAQHYFKTPQEMVTLFADLPEAVANTLEIARRCAFMAYRRDPILPKFATDEVQELRRQAQEGLAARLAIIPHADTVEAYEKRLEFELKIIEGMGFPGYFLIVADFIKWAKEKNIPVGPGRGSGAGSLVAYSLTITDLDPLRYSLLFERFLNPERVSMPDFDIDFCMDRRDEVIQYVQEKYGRDKVGQIITFGALLSKAAVRDIGRVLQMPYGQVDRLSKMIPVEGVKPVSIEKALADEPRLREEAQNEEVVDRLLTYGQQVEGLLRNASTHAAGVVIGDRPLDALVPLYQDPRSDMPATQFNMKWVEQAGLVKFDFLGLKTLTVIQNAVDLVIKSGRALHIAADGSSLYEPATGTQDDIAAIPLDDEKSYALYAAAKTIAVFQVESSGMMDALKRMKPTCIEDIVALVALYRPGPMENIPTYCEVKNGLKDRASIHPLIDDILEETQGIIVYQEQVMQIAQVMANYSLGGADLLRRAMGKKIKEAMDAERPKFETGAAENGVDAKKASEVFDLLEKFANYGFNKSHAAAYAVVSYQTAWLKANHPVEFMAGVMNCDLHLTDKLAVYFEEVRKGLSLPFVPPCINRSQATFDVHEGALVYALGALKNVGVEAMRLFTQARHVEGVERPFVTLFDVARRVDLKRVGKRPLEMLARAGAFDQLDGNRRRVFSSLDALVGYSAAIHEQKASNQVSLFGEAGEDLPEPRLISMEDWLPAERLSEEFSAIGFYLSGHPLDDYMAPLRRKGVMTLEELQKKAQNGPLVAKLAGVVAGRQERKSAKGNRFAFAQLSDVSGAYEVTLFSDALEKSREFLEAGAQVLVGVEASLESDQLKLLARSVVPLDGAIADAGATGLRIFIDNLDSVPSVASVLQQAAGTSKRGGKGPIYFCLLNADLPGEVEIDIGQEFPVTPQIKGAIKSLGGVLQVEEL
- a CDS encoding NAD+ synthase, whose product is MSDRFQITLAQINPTVGDLQGNARLAKEAWGQAKAAGSDLVAFPEMFITGYNAQDLVMKPAFQRAAIAEIEGLAQACKEGPALAIGGPWVEAGALFNAYFILNDGRIVSVVEKHHLPNQSVFDEVRIFSSGEIAGPYSVGNTRIGSPICEDAWHPDVAETLQETGAEFLLVPNGSPYHRQKSEERQNVMVARVIETGLPLIYLNMVGGQDDQVFDGGSFVLNPGGALAVQMPMFESALAHVVLIKQGSGWSAMQGALAPLPSSLEADYHAMVSGLRDYCAKSGFPRVLLGLSGGVDSALVAAIAADALGAENLRAVMLPSDYTSEGSLQDAKDLAENLKCRYDFLPISQGQAAIHDSLAPLFEGTQPDLTEENIQSRLRGLFLMALSNKFGEMLLTTGNKSEVAVGYATIYGDMAGGYNPIKDLYKTRVFEICQWRNAHHREWMQGPPGAIIPQTILDKPPSAELRPDQKDSDSLPDYPVLDAILTLLVDEDQSIDECVAQGFSRQEALRVQNLLYASEYKRFQAAPGTRLSARGFWLDRRYPIVNAWREKG